TGCTGATCGACGGTGTTACAAAGGATGTTCCGGTACCCAATACAGCACCTCCGGAAGCAACACTGTACCAATTCAGCGTTCCTGCACCAGTGGCACCAAGGGTCACTGTACCCGATCCGCAACGCTCACCAGGAACTGTTGCAGTGACTGACGGAATGGCGTTCACCGAAGCGGTTACTGCCGTCCGCGCGGAGGTACAGGTTCCGTTTGAAACCTCAGCATAATACGTCGTGTCGGCAGTGATTGGCGGTGTTGTAAAGTTCTCACCTGTTGCCAAAACTGTTCCGCCTGCCGGTACATCATACCAGCTTATCGTACCGGCGCTTGCAGTTGCCGTTAGTGTCGCTGTACCGCCTCCACAAACTGCTCCGGGGGTCGTTACAACGATTTGTGGAATGTCGTTCACTGTCGCAGTAACTGCTGTCCTTGCAGAATTACATCCGGTGGCCCTGGCTTCAACGTAATATGTAGTTGTAGCAGTGATCACCGGCGTGGTGAAGCTTGCTCCTGTTGCCAAAAGCGAACCGCCTGTGGGCAGGGCATACCACCGTAGTGTGCCGGCACTTGACACGGCGTTAAGTGTTACCGTACCCGCGCCGCAACGGGCTGCAGGCGTAACCGAAGTCACGGATGGTGTTACATTGACCGTAGCGACCACTGCAATACGCGAAGAAGTGCAGCTGCCATTCGTCGCCTCGACATAGTAGGTCGTCGATGCGGTGATGGAAGGCGTTATAAAATCTGTTCCTGTGCCTAAGATACTGCCACCTGAAGCAACTCCATACCAATTTAATATACCGGAATCCGAGGTGGCCTGCAATGTGACACTGCCGGAATCACAACGGCTCGCCGGGGTGGTCGACGTGACCAGTGGTGTCGCATTCACGGTGGCTGTTACCGCTGTCCTTGTTGAATTACAGGTTCCGTTTGAAGCCTCTACGTAATAGGTTGTAGTATTGCTGATGGCTGGCGTTACAAACGAGGTGCCTGTTCCCAATACTGATCCGCCCGACGGGAGATTATACCAATTTAAGGTACCTGAACTTGCTGTGGCACCTAAAGTCACAGGTCCTGAATCGCAACGGCTCGCCGGTGTAGTTGATGCCACCGTTGGGGAAACATTGACAGTGGCCAATACGGCTACCCTTGGTGAGATGCAGCTTCCATTCACTGCTTCAGCATAGAAATTTGTATCCGTGCTGATGGATGGGGTGGCAAAAGACGTGCCTGTACCCAATACACTTCCTCCCGTAGAAACGTTGTACCAATTAATCGTTCCGGCAGTGGCCGTCGCGCCCAAAGTGACTGACCCGTTACCGCAACGGCTTCCCGGTACAGTGGCGCTGACAGCTGGTGTCGCATTCACCGTTGCGGTTACAGCCGTCCTTGGTGAAATACAGCTTCCGCTGGTCGCTTCCACATAATAGGTTGTCGTAGCGCTGAGGTTTGGCGTTGTGAAATTATTGCCTGTGCCTAACGGACTTCCTCCGTTTGCGACGTCATACCAATTCAGGGTGCCGGCACTGGCTGTGGCGCTTAATGTCAGCACACCCGCATCACAGCGGCTTGCCGGTACCGTAGTATTGATTGTCGGCATGGTGCTGATGGTTGCTGTTACCGGAGTCCTTGCAGAGGAGCAGCTACCGTTGACAGCCTCTACGTAATAAGTGGTTGTGGCGGCAATATTCGGCGTAGCGAATCCTGTTCCGGAACCTAAGATTGTTCCTCCGACAGCAACGCCATACCAGTTCAATGTTCCTGCGCTTGCCGTGGCGCCAAGTGTCACGCTACCAGTCCCGCAACGGCCCGCAGGCGTTGTGGTTGTTACTGAGGGCGTAGTGGTCACTGTCGCAATCACGGGAACACGTGTGGATATGCAGCTTCCATTCGCAGTCTCGACATAATATGTAGTCGTGCTGCTCAGTACAGGTGTTATGAAATTGGTTCCCGTTCCTACTGCACTTCCGCCGGAAGGCACATCAAACCAACTGATATTTCCTGCGCTTGCGGTGGCACTTAAAGTGACCGTACCTGCATCACATCTGCCGGAAGGCGTTGTACCCGTAATGGCAGGTGACGGACTTGCTGTTGCTAAAACGGCAGTCCTTGCGGAAGAACAGCTTCCGTTTGTAGCTTCAACATAGAAATTAGTATTGCTGCTGATTGATGGCGTTACAAAAGAAGTTCCCGTTCCCAATACAGCTCCTCCTGACGGAACGCTGTACCAGTTTAAGGTTCCGGAACTGGCCGTGGCTGCCAAGGTGACGCTTCCCGCATCGCAACGGCTGCCCGGTGTTACAGAAGTGACTGTTGGCGCACTATTGACAGTAGCTAAAACAGCTGTCCTGGCCGAAACGCAGCTTCCGTTGGTGGCCTGAACATAGTAAGTCGTGTTGCCACTGATGGATGGTGTTGCAAACGAGGTTCCTGTTCCTATGGCACTGCCTCCGCTTGCCACATCGAACCAGCTGAGTGTCCCGGCGCTAGCGGTTGCATTTAAGGTTACAGAACCTGTCCCGCAACGTGAACCGGGAGTTGTGGTGGCCACAGTTGGCGTGCTATTCACTGTAGCGATCACAGGCGTACGCGCAGAGACACAGCTTCCGCTTGCCGCTTCTACATAGAATGTGGTGGTCGCGCTGATGATCCCCGTTGGGAAGAACGGCCCTGTACCGAGTATCGGACCACCCGATGGCACGTTGTACCATCTCAGCACACCGGCGCTGGCAGTAGCCTGAAGGTTGACCACACCCGTATCACAACGGGATCCCGGCGTGGTGGATGCTACAGTGGGTACTGCAGTTACGGTGATGTAGCCGGTAGCGGTTTTTGTATCGCTCCCGTTGTAATTGGTAGCGGTTAAGGTCACAGCGTAAATTCCGGGCGTATTGTATACCACGGAAGGATGCTGTACGGTTGAAGTAGCCGGCGTACCGCCTGCAAAGGTCCAGCTCCATACGAACGGGATATTTGTGGAGGTATCGGTAAAGTCTATCGAACCACCTACACAGGTTGCCAAAGCAGAAGCAGAAAAGTCGGCAACCGGAGGTGTAACGGGGCAACTCCCTATCACATCCATGGCAGAACCGTCATCGCTGCCACCGAAGTAGGCATAGAACTGGTTCGGGATACCGCAGGAAACGGCGAGAAGGTCATCTACGTGGGCGCTGTCATTGTCTCCGCCCATGTAGGCAAAAAACGATGGCGGCGTCCCGCATGCAGTGGCGCTGAGCTCTTCCACGCCGGCACTGTCATTGTCTCCGCCCATATAGGCAAAGAACGACGGCGGCGGTGCGCTGCAGCTTGTATTCATCAATACGTCAACTGTTACATTGTCATCGGTGCTCCCGAAGTACGCATAAAAATGCGCGGGCACCGGACACGAAGTCATCCCAAACTGGTCGGCAGCAGCAGCAGCGGCATCGCCTCCATGATATTGGGCCTGAGATTTTGTACCAGCCAAAATAAATGTAACGAATACAATTATGTAGTATTTAATTGCTTTCATCATTTAATTTGAATTTAAAATTGTTTGTCATTTTTAATGTGATGCCTGTCGGGGCATCTGCTCAAATTAAATGATTACCTCACACCCCTTCCACCGAAAGTTGGATATCTTGACGCATCTACCGTGGTTACGCTGGCCCTGTCAGAAGTGCGTACCCTGCCGGCAACATCAATATAGCTTCCTCCACGGAAACCTGTACCGGCAGCGGTTGTCGGTGAAGGCCAGGTTGATTGGTTTGCGTCTCCGTTGGCGGCGATGGTGCCGTCACCGTTTGTACCGTTAAAAGTAACGCCGGCTGCAGTTGTGTTTACAACATGCTCCCAAACGTTTCCGCCCATTTCCATAGCGCCATAGTAAGCCGCGCCCGCAGAGGATCTTCCTGAAGTTCCTGAAGCGAAAGCCCCTACCCTTATTGGTCCGTAAGCAGGATTGGCACTGCCTACGCCATAGGTACACATTCCATTAGCTACAGGAGTATAGGTTTCATTCGACATATAATCGTTGATAAGTCCGCCGAGGGTGCTGTACACCTGTGTCAGGTCAGTCGTTCCCCATGGGTATTCACCGGCCACGCGGGGCATACTGCCACGGCATACTTTTTCATATTCCAGTTCAGTCATCGGGCGTAGCGCGGCCCAGTCCAGGTAAGCGGTCAAATCGCCCCAGCTTAAATTGTTGGCAACAATGCTTTGTCCGTCATCGCTATTGTTTTCAACTCCTGTAGAAGCATCGCAGGCATATACGGCGGGAATCGCAGCATTATTACCCGGGGTTGAAATGATGATACCGTTACGGAAACCGAAACTTCCGAACATGACATACGTGCCGGCAGCACTGATCGGGTCGCTGTAGGTATGTGCCTTTTGCTGATCATAAGTCAGGGAATTCAGGTATTCTACGTATTGCAATTGCGAAATCTCATTCTTCATGCAGTAGAAGGAATTGTATCCGGTAGGATAAGTATTAGGAATTGTCGATGAGCCGCCACCTATGGCTGCTGCTGAAATTCCCGAGGCCTGAGAAGTGGAGTTTACAGTAATGCTGTTGAATGTCGACGCGCTCGTGCCATCGCCCAGTTCGAAGTTACCCTGTGGCACATTGACCATTTCAATCCCAAAAACCTTATAGTTATAAGTTCCGGCCGGAATGTTCATTTTCAAAGTGACCTGTGTGGGCGCAATCGTCCCGCCTCCCAAGGCACTTCTTCTAACGAATACGCCTTTTCCATCGGCGACAGGGTCAACCTGAAGCGGAGAGGAGGTCGAATGGTCAGACCCTACAGTGCTGAGTCCGGCGTGTGCCCAGATGCGCGTATTGCAATCCTGGTATTTGATGAACACCCATACGGCGTCCCAATTGGCCGGAGCCACGTTCGCATTCCAGCTGTTTTCCCAGCTGATGGTAAAAGTAATGTTCGATCCGGTCACGGAAGTCCCGGTAATCTGTACGTTATTTGCGCGGGATATTCCGAACGCAAACAAGAGCATAAAGCTCAGGGTCATTTTTGAAAATAAAGTCTTGGTTTTCATCTTATTTCTTTTTTAAAGTTATAAGACAAAACTAGGCGACGGGGTTATGCGACAAAATACGTACTATTTCGTATTTTTATTCGCCGGGCCATCCTGACCTATCCCGACGGCCGCTCAGATCAGTTTGTTGTTTTTCGCTTTTTCGACCGCTTCGAGCTTGTTGTGCACCTGGAGTTTGGTGTAGATGTTTTCGATGTGCTTCCGCACGGTACTGGGAGACAAGATCAGGTTTTCCGCGATATTGTTGTAATTCAGGCCTTTGCTTAA
The nucleotide sequence above comes from Flavobacterium magnum. Encoded proteins:
- a CDS encoding T9SS type A sorting domain-containing protein: MMKAIKYYIIVFVTFILAGTKSQAQYHGGDAAAAAADQFGMTSCPVPAHFYAYFGSTDDNVTVDVLMNTSCSAPPPSFFAYMGGDNDSAGVEELSATACGTPPSFFAYMGGDNDSAHVDDLLAVSCGIPNQFYAYFGGSDDGSAMDVIGSCPVTPPVADFSASALATCVGGSIDFTDTSTNIPFVWSWTFAGGTPATSTVQHPSVVYNTPGIYAVTLTATNYNGSDTKTATGYITVTAVPTVASTTPGSRCDTGVVNLQATASAGVLRWYNVPSGGPILGTGPFFPTGIISATTTFYVEAASGSCVSARTPVIATVNSTPTVATTTPGSRCGTGSVTLNATASAGTLSWFDVASGGSAIGTGTSFATPSISGNTTYYVQATNGSCVSARTAVLATVNSAPTVTSVTPGSRCDAGSVTLAATASSGTLNWYSVPSGGAVLGTGTSFVTPSISSNTNFYVEATNGSCSSARTAVLATASPSPAITGTTPSGRCDAGTVTLSATASAGNISWFDVPSGGSAVGTGTNFITPVLSSTTTYYVETANGSCISTRVPVIATVTTTPSVTTTTPAGRCGTGSVTLGATASAGTLNWYGVAVGGTILGSGTGFATPNIAATTTYYVEAVNGSCSSARTPVTATISTMPTINTTVPASRCDAGVLTLSATASAGTLNWYDVANGGSPLGTGNNFTTPNLSATTTYYVEATSGSCISPRTAVTATVNATPAVSATVPGSRCGNGSVTLGATATAGTINWYNVSTGGSVLGTGTSFATPSISTDTNFYAEAVNGSCISPRVAVLATVNVSPTVASTTPASRCDSGPVTLGATASSGTLNWYNLPSGGSVLGTGTSFVTPAISNTTTYYVEASNGTCNSTRTAVTATVNATPLVTSTTPASRCDSGSVTLQATSDSGILNWYGVASGGSILGTGTDFITPSITASTTYYVEATNGSCTSSRIAVVATVNVTPSVTSVTPAARCGAGTVTLNAVSSAGTLRWYALPTGGSLLATGASFTTPVITATTTYYVEARATGCNSARTAVTATVNDIPQIVVTTPGAVCGGGTATLTATASAGTISWYDVPAGGTVLATGENFTTPPITADTTYYAEVSNGTCTSARTAVTASVNAIPSVTATVPGERCGSGTVTLGATGAGTLNWYSVASGGAVLGTGTSFVTPSISTTTTYYVEVDNGNCTSARTAVIAAINAIPTIISTVPGTRCGSGDVMLEANAGAGTVNWYDAPTGGTPLATGSLFQTGSLSATTTFYAEAINGDCTSVRTPVTATVNIVAAPTGSSNQTFCTGQTVSQLVTNGTDISWYDTATGGNLVADSTPLVSGTTYYASQNDGSCDSDVRLAVTVTTGACLEVEQLESDALNVYPNPVADFVTISYTRDISHVQVVNMIGQIVLDRKINSAETRLDMSQLAAGTYLVKVSADNLFKTIKIIKR
- a CDS encoding SUMF1/EgtB/PvdO family nonheme iron enzyme is translated as MKTKTLFSKMTLSFMLLFAFGISRANNVQITGTSVTGSNITFTISWENSWNANVAPANWDAVWVFIKYQDCNTRIWAHAGLSTVGSDHSTSSPLQVDPVADGKGVFVRRSALGGGTIAPTQVTLKMNIPAGTYNYKVFGIEMVNVPQGNFELGDGTSASTFNSITVNSTSQASGISAAAIGGGSSTIPNTYPTGYNSFYCMKNEISQLQYVEYLNSLTYDQQKAHTYSDPISAAGTYVMFGSFGFRNGIIISTPGNNAAIPAVYACDASTGVENNSDDGQSIVANNLSWGDLTAYLDWAALRPMTELEYEKVCRGSMPRVAGEYPWGTTDLTQVYSTLGGLINDYMSNETYTPVANGMCTYGVGSANPAYGPIRVGAFASGTSGRSSAGAAYYGAMEMGGNVWEHVVNTTAAGVTFNGTNGDGTIAANGDANQSTWPSPTTAAGTGFRGGSYIDVAGRVRTSDRASVTTVDASRYPTFGGRGVR